In Gossypium arboreum isolate Shixiya-1 chromosome 6, ASM2569848v2, whole genome shotgun sequence, the following are encoded in one genomic region:
- the LOC108484080 gene encoding 3-oxoacyl-[acyl-carrier-protein] synthase I, chloroplastic-like, with the protein MQALQPSSSLRPSSLKPLKNPKPNPHFPNVSTLPPRPAKKFSSITASSPTVSAPKREKDPKKRVVITGMGLVSVFGNDVDAYYEKLLAGESGIGLIDRFDASKFPTRFAGQIRGFTSEGYIDGKNDRRLDDCLRYCIVAGKKALEDADLGADNLSKIDKERTGVLVGTGMGGLTVFSDGVQNLIEKGYRKITPFFIPYSITNMSSALLAIELGFMGPNYSISTACATSNYCFYAAANHIRRGEAELMIAGGTEAAIIPIGLGGFVACRALSQRNDDPRTASRPWDKDRDGFVMGEGAGVLVMESLEHAMKRGAPIIAEYLGGAVNCDAHHMTDPRADGFGVSSCIERSLEDAGVSHEEVNYINAHATSTLAGDLAEINAIKKVFKNTSDIKINATKSMIGHCLGASGGLEAIATVKAITTGWLHPSINQFNPEPSVEFDTVANQKKQHEVNVAISNSFGFGGHNSVVAFSAFEP; encoded by the exons ATGCAAGCTCTTcaaccttcttcttctcttcGACCTTCCTCTCTAAAACCTCTCAAAAACCCCAAACCCAATCCCCATTTTCCCAATGTATCAACACTCCCTCCCAGGCCTGCCAAGAAATTCTCTTCCATTACCGCTTCATCCCCCACTGTTTCAGCTCCCAAGCGCGAAAAGGACCCCAAGAAACGGGTCGTTATTACGGGAATGGGGTTGGTTTCCGTTTTTGGGAACGATGTGGATGCTTACTATGAAAAGCTGCTGGCTGGAGAGAGTGGGATCGGACTCATCGACCGCTTCGATGCTTCCAAGTTTCCTACTCGGTTCGCCGGTCAGATCCGGGGGTTCACTTCTGAAGGTTACATTGATGGAAAGAACGATAGGAGGCTTGACGATTGCTTGAGGTACTGCATTGTTGCAGGCAAGAAGGCGTTGGAAGATGCTGATCTTGGCGCCGATAACTTATCCAag ATTGATAAGGAGCGAACTGGAGTGCTTGTTGGAACTGGTATGGGTGGCCTTACAGTGTTCTCTGATGGCGTTCAAAATTTGATAGAGAAAGGTTATAGAAAAATAACACCATTCTTCATTCCTTATTCTATAACAAACATGTCATCTGCCTTGCTTGCAATTGAACTTGGTTTTATGGGTCCCAATTATTCAATTTCAACTGCTTGTGCTACCTCCAATTATTGCTTTTATGCTGCTGCTAATCACATCCGTCGAGGTGAGGCTGAATTGATGATTGCTGGTGGAACTGAGGCTGCAATCATTCCTATTGGGCTGGGAGGTTTTGTTGCCTGTAGGGCATTGTCTCAAAGAAATGATGATCCTCGAACTGCTTCAAGACCATGGGACAAAGATCGAGATGGCTTTGTAATGGGTGAAGGTGCTGGTGTTTTG GTAATGGAAAGCTTGGAACATGCAATGAAAAGAGGTGCACCAATTATTGCTGAGTATTTGGGTGGAGCTGTTAATTGTGATGCTCATCACATGACTGATCCAAGAGCTGATGGTTTTGGGGTGTCTTCATGCATTGAGAGGAGTCTTGAAGATGCTGGCGTGTCCCATGAGGAG GTTAACTACATCAATGCACATGCAACTTCTACTCTTGCTGGTGACCTAGCTGAGATCAATGCTATTAAAAAGGTATTCAAGAATACATCAGACATCAAAATCAATGCAACAAAG TCCATGATAGGGCATTGTCTAGGCGCATCGGGTGGTTTAGAAGCCATTGCCACAGTGAAGGCCATCACAACAGGATGGCTGCATCCCTCGATAAATCAATTT AATCCAGAGCCTTCAGTTGAGTTTGACACTGTGGCCAACCAAAAGAAACAACACGAAGTTAATGTTG CAATTTCGAATTCATTCGGATTTGGTGGACACAACTCAGTGGTTGCCTTTTCGGCCTTCGAGCCTTGA
- the LOC108484056 gene encoding agamous-like MADS-box protein AGL29: MGRRKIEMKMVKDSGSRQVTFSKRRSGLFKKANELATLCAAQVAIVVFSPGGKPYSFGHPSVEAVAERFLTLNLRSRVSIPRQLVAQPQREAKVERLSRRLNAILKKLQAEMKRGEMLDEAVKAARKRSKFRKPINELNLHELIEIRKAMGQLRERVKQRISEIEASSSLLLLSKMATKQAESK; the protein is encoded by the coding sequence ATGGGTCGGCGAAAAATCGAGATGAAAATGGTGAAGGATAGTGGCTCGAGGCAGGTCACTTTCTCGAAACGCCGCTCAGGGCTATTCAAGAAAGCGAACGAGCTCGCTACCCTTTGCGCTGCTCAAGTTGCCATCGTTGTTTTCTCCCCTGGTGGCAAGCCTTACTCATTTGGGCATCCAAGCGTTGAGGCGGTGGCAGAGCGGTTTCTAACTCTGAACCTGAGATCGAGAGTTTCTATTCCAAGACAACTTGTTGCTCAGCCTCAGAGAGAGGCAAAAGTTGAAAGGCTCAGTCGACGACTTAACGCCATTCTCAAGAAGCTGCAGGCAGAGATGAAGCGAGGAGAGATGCTCGATGAGGCAGTCAAGGCGGCTCGTAAAAGATCCAAGTTCCGAAAACCTATTAATGAGCTCAATCTGCATGAGCTTATTGAGATAAGGAAAGCAATGGGGCAGCTTCGCGAGAGGGTCAAACAGCGAATAAGCGAGATTGAAGCATCATCTTCTTTGCTGCTCTTGTCCAAAATGGCTACAAAACAAGCTGAATCTAAATAA